The stretch of DNA CTTGAAGCCTGTGTAAGATGCGGCGTGAAGTCAAACATGGCTGGTATCTCAAACGGATCATTTGGAAACCGCTGGCAGAGCATCGGCAGCGACAATGGTAAAAATGTCAAGAAAATCGATGTGGAATGGGGCAAAGCCGTAAGGGCGGAGCATGTGGATGGACAGATCGATGACTCGATTGAAGCCGTTACAATGATCGCTAATGAAAGTTCTACTGGAGTTTTGAATCCAGTGAAGGAAGTAAGCGATGAGATCCGCAGCAAGCATGACCCTCTGATCTTCATCGATGCAGTTACCGCCGCTTACGGAAGCGATATGCACCTGAAAGAATTGGATGCGGACGCAGTGGTTTTCGGCACTCAGAAAGCACTCGCACTTCCGCCGGGACTGGCAATTATCTGTTGCTCAGACCGTCTGCTGAAAAAAGCAGAAAGTGTTCCCAACCGGGGTTATTATTTCGATCTTATTCAGATGAAAAAAATGGCAGACAAGAGTTTCTCACTAACTACTCCGCCGGTATCTCTGCTGTACGGCTTGGACTTCCAGCTGGACAGAATTCTGAAAGAAGGCGTCAAAAACAGATACGCCAGACATCAGGAGATGGCCGATACGGTACATGCATGGGCTGAGAAAAATCTGGGCCTCTTCGCAGAAGCAGGCTTCAGATCAAAAACAATCTCTGTCATATTCAAGAAAAATATAGAATTCGGCAAGCTTCAAAGCAAGCTTAACGAACGCGGATTTGAAATCTCTAACGGATATGGGGATATCAAAGAAATGACATTCCGCATTGGTCATATGGGAGATCTCACCGTTCCTGAGATAAAAGGTCTTCTCAAAAACATTGATGAAATCATAGAGGAATTGCAATGATAAAACTGTTAGTTAGTGACGAACTCTCCAAAGAGGGTCTCGATATGCTGAGGAAGGGAGGCGCTGTAGAAGTCGATGCCAAACCAAATATTCCTCACGATGAATTAGTAAAAATCATAGGCGATTATGACGCTCTTGTAATCAGGTCCGGTACAAAGGTAACAGAGGATGTCATAGAAGCAGGTAAAAAATTAAAGGTAGTTGGAAGAGCCGGAGTAGGCGTAGACAATGTAGATGTCAATGCCGCTACCAAAAAGGGTATTTTAGTAATGAACACTCCAGCAGCGAACATCATCTCAGCTGCGGAGCATACGATGGCAATGATGCTGTCTCTGGCACGCAACGTGGTTCCTGCAAACGTCTCTCTAAAAGCCGGAGAATGGAAACGTTCTAAATTCACCGGAATTGAACTGAACGGTAAGACTCTGGGAATTATTGGAATAGGCCGTGTCGGAGGAGAGGTGGCAAAGCGCTCAAAATCATTCGGCATGAAGCTTATCGGATATGATCCATACATTTCTCCGGAAGTAGCTGTAAAACTTGGTGTACGCCTGATGTCCTTGGAAGAAGTGGTCGAGCAGGCAGATATCATCACGATTCATGCAGCTCTGACTCCTGGAACATTCCATCTGATCAATAAAGATCTGATCTCTAAAATGAAACCGACTGCCATGATCCTGAATGTGGCCAGAGGAGAACTTATTGACAGCCAGGCTTTATATGATACTTTGAAGGAGAAAAAGATTGCTGGAGCTGCAATCGATGTGTTTGAGCAGGAACCTCCGACAGGATCTCCTCTGCTTACACTGGATAATATCGTTGTCACTCCTCACCTGGGAGCGTCTACAAAAGAAGCTCAGGAAAAAGTGTCTGTGGAGATGGCAGAAGCAGTCATGTCTTTCTTAGTTGATCATAAAATCAAGAATGCCATCAACGCACCAGTCCGCGGCATGGATCCAAAAGTGCTGCCCTTCATCTCAGTTGCAGAAAGACTGGGAGCATTTGCAGTACAGCTGGTCGATGCACCGGTTTCTAAAATAAACGTCACTGTATACGGCGACTTGGCTTCTGTAGATACAAAAATGATCACAGTATCTGCTTTGATGGGAGTTCTTTCAAATCTGTCAACTGAGTCTCCAAACATCATCAATGCAAGCTATATCGCTAAGGAGAAAGGCATACAGGTTATGGAATCAAAAGTAGAAGATTCCAAGCGCTATGTCAACATGATCTCTGTATCTATTGAATCTGAAAACTGCAAGAGAGAAGTCCGCGGAACCGCATTCCCCGAGTCTGAGCCTCGTCTGCTTGGAATTGACGACTTCGATCTAGATATACCGCTGGAAGGAGACTTCCTGCTTTCCGCCCACGCCGATGTACCAGGAATTATCGGTCGTGTAGGAGCCATTCTGGGAGACAAGGGAATCAACATTGCCAGAATGGGCCTGGGAAGGAAAGACAAAGGCGGAAATGCACTTCTTCTGATTTCTGTAGATACGCCTGTAAGTTTAGATCTCATAAAAGAGATGAACCAGGTGAAGGATTTCAAAGAAGTCCGCACAATCAAACTCAGTGGTTTAGACTCAAGGGAATACCTTCAGTTCTAAACAAACCACTTTTTATTTATTTTTTTTAAAAGTATTATTTCGCTTCAAAAGCAAAATGAAAAAGTATAAGATGCACATAACACGACAATCGGCTGGAAGAAGGCGGCTTTGTGAGATCATCTGCAACGATTTTTACTTTACCTGTAATCTCTCTGATTCTGTTAAGTTTTATCTTAGGTACCAGTGAGTTCATAATTGTAGGCATTCTGCCGGATATCTCCGAAGGGCTGAACGTATCTCTTGCCCTTGTCGGCAATCTTGTATCTTTGTTTGCATTTGCATATGCTATCGGGACGCCTTTTATAACTACAATAAGCAGCAGGTTCAACAGGCTGCATTTGCTGATCTTTCTGGCTGCAGTCTTTATCCTGGGAAATCTTCTCTGCGGATTTGCGCCCAGTTATGTCGTTCTCGTGATTGCAAGAATCGTGACCGCCGTGGTTTCAGGAGCCCTGCTGTCAATCGGAATGACCTTTGCCAAGGACACGACTGAGCCTGCAAACATGCCTAAAGTTATAGCATGGATCTTTTCTGGATTCAGCATAGCATCGATAATTGGTGTTCCAATAGGAACTGCATTGACTCAGGTCATAGGATGGAGGTATGTTTTCTTTGTAATCTGCACAGTCAGCGTTTTTGTAACTCTGCTGTTGTACAAAACTCTGCCCAGACAAGGGTCTGTTATGACATCTAAGAGTCTGACGCACCAATTCATCCTGTTCAAAGATGTCCGGATAATTCTCGGAGTGCTGATTGTATTTTTCGGCGCTGCTGCATCATATGTGTTTTACACATATCTGACTCCAATTTTAGAGACTGAATTGGGTGTTCCAGTAGAATATGTAAGTATCGTCCTGCTGCTGTTTGGAGTAACTTCTATCGTAAGCAATCTGATCTCTGGAAGGATTGCTTCCTCAGGCGGAATGAAAAAGATGCCCAAGGCCTTCCTGATTCAGACAATCTGTCTGGCAGTTCTTCCTCTTACTACTCTGTATTCTGCAGCAGGCCTGATCAACATCTTTGCCCTTGGCGTTCTGATGTATCTCATGAACTCTTCAATACAGATGCATTTTCTGAACATAGCGTCTCAGAATGTTCCGGAATCTATCAATCTAGCATCTTCCCTAAGCCCTGTTTCGTTCAATTTCGGCATAGCTTTAGGGTCAGTCTGCGGGAGCGCTATCGTAACTTTTGCAAGTCTGAGGTATGTCGGCATCTGTGGTGCATTATTTGCATTTTTGGCGTTTGCGATAACCGTAATCCTAAATATAAAATCAAAAAGTCTGGAAGAAGTTCAGCACCGTTAAAACAAGGCCAAAATAAGCTTTATTGGATTATATGTTCATACTTATTCAATTAAAGTTATGGACATAACTTTATACATATTGTGATATGCACTAGATAACATATATAGGCATTATTCTAGATTGTGATAACCAACACTAAATTGCTATATATGTAAGTTTAGAAAGTTGATTGCAGAAGAGTGAAGGTTAAAGCCATCACCAAGGGGTGTAGGTATGACATCAAAATCAAAAATGGATATGGAGAGCGTATTAACTCTCGAAAACTTAACAATCGCTATCAGGAATGGCATAGACAGGGAAGGTATGCCAGAAGAGCAGGCAAAGGAGATGGCTCAGCACATTCTGAATTTCTTTGGATACAGCGAGCGCATGATCGACAACGTTCTTGAGCCTGAAGACCGGGATGCTTTCTATATGTTGGAAGACACCGGGATTTTGACTACGGAACGTGAAGAGACAACCCTCTATGATGGAAGAGAGTGGAGAATCCACTATTGGCTTTTCCGTAAGGAACGCATTCTGGAATTGGTATGCGGTTACGATATGAAGGGTGAAGATGCTGACTCTGATGTCTCCATCTATGAAGAATTGGAAGACGGTGTCTGGGACACTCTCAAAAATCCCGGCGCAAGCAGTTTTTAAGG from Candidatus Methanomassiliicoccus intestinalis Issoire-Mx1 encodes:
- a CDS encoding pyridoxal-phosphate-dependent aminotransferase family protein, which codes for MTAELRGDSLNRTLFTVGPVEVRKEVLEAMTKPMITHRGKDYEQFQANLVEKLHKTLDTDMNIMMSPSSASGLLEACVRCGVKSNMAGISNGSFGNRWQSIGSDNGKNVKKIDVEWGKAVRAEHVDGQIDDSIEAVTMIANESSTGVLNPVKEVSDEIRSKHDPLIFIDAVTAAYGSDMHLKELDADAVVFGTQKALALPPGLAIICCSDRLLKKAESVPNRGYYFDLIQMKKMADKSFSLTTPPVSLLYGLDFQLDRILKEGVKNRYARHQEMADTVHAWAEKNLGLFAEAGFRSKTISVIFKKNIEFGKLQSKLNERGFEISNGYGDIKEMTFRIGHMGDLTVPEIKGLLKNIDEIIEELQ
- the serA gene encoding phosphoglycerate dehydrogenase; the protein is MIKLLVSDELSKEGLDMLRKGGAVEVDAKPNIPHDELVKIIGDYDALVIRSGTKVTEDVIEAGKKLKVVGRAGVGVDNVDVNAATKKGILVMNTPAANIISAAEHTMAMMLSLARNVVPANVSLKAGEWKRSKFTGIELNGKTLGIIGIGRVGGEVAKRSKSFGMKLIGYDPYISPEVAVKLGVRLMSLEEVVEQADIITIHAALTPGTFHLINKDLISKMKPTAMILNVARGELIDSQALYDTLKEKKIAGAAIDVFEQEPPTGSPLLTLDNIVVTPHLGASTKEAQEKVSVEMAEAVMSFLVDHKIKNAINAPVRGMDPKVLPFISVAERLGAFAVQLVDAPVSKINVTVYGDLASVDTKMITVSALMGVLSNLSTESPNIINASYIAKEKGIQVMESKVEDSKRYVNMISVSIESENCKREVRGTAFPESEPRLLGIDDFDLDIPLEGDFLLSAHADVPGIIGRVGAILGDKGINIARMGLGRKDKGGNALLLISVDTPVSLDLIKEMNQVKDFKEVRTIKLSGLDSREYLQF
- a CDS encoding MFS transporter gives rise to the protein MRSSATIFTLPVISLILLSFILGTSEFIIVGILPDISEGLNVSLALVGNLVSLFAFAYAIGTPFITTISSRFNRLHLLIFLAAVFILGNLLCGFAPSYVVLVIARIVTAVVSGALLSIGMTFAKDTTEPANMPKVIAWIFSGFSIASIIGVPIGTALTQVIGWRYVFFVICTVSVFVTLLLYKTLPRQGSVMTSKSLTHQFILFKDVRIILGVLIVFFGAAASYVFYTYLTPILETELGVPVEYVSIVLLLFGVTSIVSNLISGRIASSGGMKKMPKAFLIQTICLAVLPLTTLYSAAGLINIFALGVLMYLMNSSIQMHFLNIASQNVPESINLASSLSPVSFNFGIALGSVCGSAIVTFASLRYVGICGALFAFLAFAITVILNIKSKSLEEVQHR
- a CDS encoding DUF6015 family protein, producing MTSKSKMDMESVLTLENLTIAIRNGIDREGMPEEQAKEMAQHILNFFGYSERMIDNVLEPEDRDAFYMLEDTGILTTEREETTLYDGREWRIHYWLFRKERILELVCGYDMKGEDADSDVSIYEELEDGVWDTLKNPGASSF